In the Chroococcidiopsis sp. SAG 2025 genome, one interval contains:
- the btpA gene encoding photosystem I biogenesis protein BtpA — protein sequence MDLNQTFKTDRPIIGVVHLLPLPTSARWGGSLAAVIDRAEQEATALASGGVDGIIVENFFDAPFVKERVDPAVVSAMTLIVQRLKQLVTLPIGLNVLRNDAHSGLAIASCVQAQFIRVNVLTGVMATDQGIIEGQAHSLLRYRRELGSDVKIFADVLVKHARPLSSTNLTNAVQDTIERGLADAVILSGWATGNPPNLEDLELATAAANGTPVFIGSGADWENISTLMPAADGVIVSSSLKRHGRREQPVDPIRVSQFVEAARRSFTRVDSLKRVGSR from the coding sequence GTGGATCTGAATCAGACATTTAAAACCGATCGCCCTATCATTGGAGTCGTACATTTATTACCCCTGCCTACATCTGCTCGCTGGGGTGGGAGTTTAGCTGCTGTCATTGACAGGGCAGAACAGGAAGCTACAGCTTTAGCTTCTGGTGGAGTAGATGGAATTATTGTCGAAAATTTTTTTGACGCACCTTTCGTTAAAGAGCGAGTCGATCCAGCAGTCGTCAGCGCCATGACACTGATCGTACAGCGGCTCAAACAGCTAGTAACTCTACCGATCGGACTGAACGTATTGCGAAACGACGCTCATAGTGGATTAGCGATCGCCAGTTGCGTGCAGGCACAATTCATTCGCGTCAACGTTCTAACAGGCGTGATGGCAACAGATCAAGGCATTATTGAAGGACAAGCCCACAGCCTTTTGCGCTATCGGCGAGAACTCGGTAGCGATGTCAAAATCTTTGCGGACGTATTGGTAAAACACGCTCGTCCTCTCAGTTCTACCAATTTAACCAATGCCGTACAAGATACGATCGAGCGAGGACTAGCCGATGCAGTGATTCTGTCTGGTTGGGCAACGGGCAACCCGCCCAACCTAGAAGACCTAGAACTGGCGACAGCAGCAGCCAACGGTACGCCAGTTTTTATTGGCAGCGGTGCGGATTGGGAAAATATTTCTACTTTAATGCCAGCCGCAGATGGAGTGATTGTTTCTAGTTCTCTCAAACGCCACGGACGACGCGAACAGCCAGTCGATCCGATTCGCGTTAGCCAGTTTGTCGAAGCCGCACGTCGCAGTTTTACGAGAGTAGATAGTCTGAAGAGAGTCGGGAGTCGGTAG
- a CDS encoding DEAD/DEAH box helicase: MNLSFESLGLSESRIQQLEKIGFTTPTNIQVQAIPQLLAGRDVVGKSQTGTGKTAAFSLPILEQIDPQNKAIQALILTPTRELAVQVCQAMKSFVDRSESRILAIYGGQSIERQIQQLNRGVQIVVGTPGRVIDLLDRGNLKLDKVKFVVLDEADEMLSMGFIDDVEKILASAPKERQTALFSATMPSAIQMLVGKFLHSPVTVTVDQPKAAPTKISQVAYLVPRHWTKARALQPILELEDPESAIIFVKTRKTAADLTSQLQASGYSADEYHGDLTQQARERLLSRFRNKQVRWVIATDIAARGLDVDHLTHVINYDLPDSVETYVHRIGRTGRAGKEGTAISLIQPFDRRKQQQIERHVRQSLKVSYVPTKAQIEARQIEKLQEQLREVLSGERLASFLPIVRELSEEYDAHAIAAAALQMAYDKTRPAWLDSAEDDIADEKRSTPKPRLAKRDRNGEKEFSSSEKRSVAKPKLRTAREN, encoded by the coding sequence ATGAATTTATCCTTTGAAAGCTTAGGTCTTTCAGAAAGCCGTATTCAACAATTAGAAAAAATTGGATTCACTACACCAACCAATATACAAGTACAGGCAATCCCTCAATTATTAGCAGGGCGCGATGTCGTTGGCAAATCTCAAACAGGTACGGGTAAAACAGCCGCATTTTCTTTGCCGATTCTAGAGCAAATCGATCCGCAAAATAAGGCAATACAAGCGCTAATTCTCACTCCTACAAGGGAATTAGCCGTTCAAGTTTGCCAAGCAATGAAAAGCTTTGTAGATCGAAGCGAAAGCCGCATTCTAGCTATCTACGGCGGGCAATCAATTGAACGCCAAATTCAGCAGCTCAATCGCGGCGTACAAATTGTGGTTGGTACGCCAGGGCGAGTGATTGACTTACTCGATCGCGGCAATCTTAAGCTAGACAAAGTGAAATTTGTCGTACTTGACGAAGCCGATGAAATGCTGAGCATGGGTTTTATTGATGATGTAGAAAAAATTCTTGCTTCCGCACCAAAAGAGCGACAAACAGCTTTGTTTTCGGCAACAATGCCAAGCGCAATTCAGATGTTAGTCGGGAAGTTTTTACACTCGCCCGTCACAGTTACGGTAGACCAGCCAAAAGCCGCTCCTACTAAAATTAGTCAAGTTGCTTACCTCGTACCGCGTCATTGGACAAAAGCAAGAGCATTGCAGCCAATTTTAGAATTGGAAGACCCAGAATCGGCAATCATATTTGTCAAAACTCGCAAAACAGCAGCAGATCTCACCAGTCAACTGCAAGCATCGGGTTATAGCGCCGATGAATATCACGGTGATTTAACCCAACAAGCACGGGAGCGCCTGCTATCGCGGTTCCGCAACAAGCAAGTACGGTGGGTGATTGCAACAGACATCGCCGCACGCGGTTTAGACGTAGATCATTTAACACACGTTATTAACTACGATTTACCTGACAGCGTAGAAACTTACGTTCATCGGATCGGACGCACGGGTAGAGCCGGAAAAGAAGGCACGGCAATTTCCCTCATCCAACCGTTCGATCGCCGCAAACAGCAGCAGATCGAACGTCACGTTCGCCAAAGCTTGAAAGTTAGCTACGTCCCCACCAAAGCGCAAATCGAAGCGCGGCAAATTGAAAAACTGCAAGAACAACTGCGGGAAGTTCTCTCTGGGGAAAGATTAGCCTCCTTCTTGCCAATCGTGCGCGAACTGAGTGAAGAATACGACGCACACGCGATCGCCGCAGCTGCTTTACAAATGGCTTATGATAAAACCCGTCCAGCGTGGCTCGACTCCGCTGAAGACGACATAGCAGACGAAAAGCGCTCCACTCCCAAGCCTCGCTTAGCCAAACGCGATCGCAACGGAGAAAAAGAGTTTTCCAGCTCAGAAAAGCGCTCAGTTGCTAAACCCAAACTGCGCACGGCACGAGAAAACTAG
- a CDS encoding vitamin K epoxide reductase family protein gives MIRRRSTPWIHRWSRPAIAAIAGVGALVTAYLTIEKLMGRTPGCLASAGAEASSNCADVLSSPWATVFGLPLALFGCLAYTSMVVFALTPLAVNPTQNKALRSQLENVTWMLLLAGAIAMSVFSGYLMYVLFAKINAFCLYCIASALFSVSMLTLTLLGRSWEDVGQILFTALIVGMVTLIGTLAVYADVEKPNNTTTAQQVQLEPAGDPIPGVGWQITTTSGESEIALAKHLKEIGAKEYIAWWCPHCHEQKQLFGKEAYSYINHIECAPPKAKKLAPECEAAKIQSFPTWEINGKQYAGVKSLKELAEISGYKGQTNFKNFPNAFQ, from the coding sequence ATGATACGCCGACGTTCTACACCTTGGATTCATCGCTGGTCTCGCCCCGCGATCGCTGCGATCGCCGGAGTGGGGGCGCTGGTCACGGCATACTTAACTATAGAAAAGTTGATGGGACGCACGCCTGGATGTCTCGCTAGCGCGGGTGCTGAGGCGAGTTCTAACTGCGCGGATGTCCTTTCAAGTCCTTGGGCAACTGTATTTGGCTTACCTTTGGCTTTATTCGGTTGTTTGGCTTATACGAGTATGGTCGTGTTTGCCCTGACTCCCCTAGCAGTTAATCCAACTCAAAATAAAGCACTCCGCTCTCAGTTGGAGAATGTGACGTGGATGCTGCTATTAGCAGGGGCGATCGCCATGTCTGTTTTTAGCGGCTACTTAATGTACGTGCTATTTGCTAAAATCAATGCCTTTTGCTTGTACTGTATCGCCTCAGCACTCTTCTCGGTTAGTATGCTAACCCTGACACTATTAGGTCGCTCCTGGGAAGACGTAGGGCAAATATTATTTACAGCATTGATAGTAGGAATGGTCACGCTAATTGGTACGCTTGCCGTTTATGCGGACGTAGAAAAACCAAATAATACTACTACTGCACAACAAGTACAGCTAGAGCCTGCTGGAGATCCTATTCCGGGAGTTGGCTGGCAGATTACAACGACTTCTGGAGAATCAGAAATCGCACTGGCAAAACATCTCAAAGAGATTGGAGCTAAAGAATACATCGCTTGGTGGTGTCCCCACTGTCACGAACAAAAGCAGCTATTTGGCAAAGAAGCTTACAGTTATATCAACCATATTGAGTGCGCTCCCCCTAAAGCCAAAAAGCTAGCACCCGAATGCGAAGCAGCCAAGATTCAAAGTTTTCCCACTTGGGAGATTAACGGTAAACAATATGCAGGTGTGAAGTCTTTGAAGGAATTAGCAGAAATTTCTGGCTATAAAGGACAGACGAATTTCAAGAATTTTCCTAATGCATTTCAGTAG
- the psbU gene encoding photosystem II complex extrinsic protein PsbU: MKKLIRLLTILSVLVGCLGWLGISQPAIAANLSDFSLRTVPILAVESQAQSGNRADAKLATDFGKKIDLNNTNVAAFRRYPGLYPTLARKIVQNAPYENVEDVMEMPGLSERQKQTLEANLGNFTVTDVEAAYTMGDDRYNNGIYR, from the coding sequence GTGAAAAAATTGATACGTTTATTAACAATTTTGAGTGTATTGGTAGGTTGTTTGGGATGGCTGGGCATATCCCAACCCGCGATCGCTGCTAATCTCAGCGATTTTAGCCTGCGTACCGTACCAATCCTAGCTGTAGAGTCTCAAGCTCAATCGGGCAATCGAGCAGATGCGAAGCTGGCAACAGACTTTGGTAAGAAAATCGATTTAAACAACACAAATGTTGCAGCTTTTCGGAGATACCCGGGACTTTATCCCACTCTAGCTCGTAAAATCGTTCAAAACGCTCCCTACGAAAACGTAGAGGACGTAATGGAGATGCCAGGATTATCCGAGCGCCAAAAACAAACTCTAGAAGCTAATCTCGGTAACTTTACCGTTACTGATGTAGAAGCTGCCTACACAATGGGTGACGATCGCTATAACAACGGCATCTACAGATAA
- the rimO gene encoding 30S ribosomal protein S12 methylthiotransferase RimO — protein MGKKPTIAFSHLGCEKNRIDTEHTIGLLVQAGYEVDNDEELADYVVVNTCSFIQAARQESVRTIVELAEANKKIVIMGCMAQHFQEQLLEEIPEAVAAIGTGDYHQIVNVIERVEKGEKVKLVSPEPTYIADETTPRYRTTTEGVAYLRVAEGCDYRCAFCIIPHLRGNQRSRSIESIVAEAKQLAAQGVQEIILISQITTNYGVDLYGEPKLAELLVALGKVDVPWIRMHYAYPTGLTPKVIEAIRATPNVLPYLDLPLQHSHPEILRAMNRPWQGRVNDSIIERIKTAIPEAVVRTTFIVGFPGETDAHFEHLMQFVERHEFDHVGVFTFSPEEETPAYSLPNQIPQEIMDARRDALMALQQPISWRRNQAQEGKVVDVLIEQENPETGEYIGRSARFSLEVDGLVYVKGVARLGSIVPVKITEAEPYDLKGEVVSS, from the coding sequence ATGGGCAAAAAGCCAACAATTGCATTTTCTCATCTAGGCTGCGAGAAAAATCGAATAGATACGGAACACACGATCGGACTCCTCGTTCAAGCTGGATACGAGGTCGATAACGACGAAGAACTAGCCGATTATGTTGTCGTCAATACCTGTAGCTTTATTCAAGCAGCGCGTCAAGAATCGGTTAGAACAATAGTCGAGCTAGCAGAAGCAAATAAAAAAATTGTCATTATGGGCTGCATGGCGCAGCACTTCCAAGAACAACTGCTAGAAGAGATCCCAGAAGCGGTAGCCGCGATCGGTACGGGAGACTATCACCAAATTGTAAACGTAATTGAGCGGGTAGAAAAGGGAGAAAAAGTAAAGCTTGTCTCGCCCGAACCAACATATATCGCTGACGAAACTACACCTCGATATCGCACGACGACAGAAGGAGTAGCATACCTGCGGGTAGCGGAAGGATGCGATTACCGTTGCGCTTTTTGCATTATTCCTCACTTACGGGGAAATCAAAGATCGCGCTCGATCGAATCAATTGTGGCAGAAGCAAAGCAACTCGCCGCTCAAGGGGTACAGGAAATTATCTTGATTTCCCAAATTACCACTAATTATGGTGTAGACTTGTACGGCGAACCAAAGTTAGCAGAACTGTTAGTTGCTTTAGGTAAAGTCGATGTTCCTTGGATTCGGATGCATTATGCTTATCCAACAGGGTTGACACCGAAAGTCATCGAGGCAATTCGAGCCACGCCAAATGTCTTACCGTATTTAGACCTACCCTTACAACACTCCCATCCTGAAATTCTCCGTGCGATGAACCGCCCTTGGCAAGGTCGGGTCAATGACAGTATTATCGAACGGATTAAAACGGCAATCCCAGAGGCAGTTGTACGGACAACATTTATAGTAGGATTTCCTGGCGAGACAGACGCGCACTTCGAGCATCTGATGCAGTTTGTCGAACGCCACGAATTTGACCATGTGGGTGTGTTTACATTTTCTCCAGAAGAGGAAACTCCAGCTTACAGCCTGCCGAATCAAATTCCTCAAGAAATTATGGATGCAAGACGGGATGCATTAATGGCACTCCAGCAACCGATTTCTTGGCGGAGAAATCAGGCGCAAGAAGGCAAAGTTGTGGATGTTTTAATCGAGCAAGAAAATCCTGAAACTGGAGAATATATCGGACGTTCAGCTCGGTTTTCACTAGAAGTAGATGGTTTAGTCTACGTCAAAGGTGTAGCTAGGTTAGGTTCAATCGTGCCAGTCAAAATTACCGAGGCTGAGCCATACGATCTCAAGGGTGAGGTTGTGAGTAGCTAA
- the nadB gene encoding L-aspartate oxidase, whose protein sequence is MLQNLNHFDVIVVGAGAAGLYTALCLPNHFRVGLIAKETINLSASDWAQGGIAAAIAADDSPQLHVEDTLQAGAGLCDRASVEFLAHKAPESIQSLVNMGVAFDRRDRELALTIEAAHSRRRVLHAADTTGRQVIATLTARVLERQNIQVIPQTIVLSLWLNPQTGRCEGISLFDSNRILWLRARAVVLATGGGGQVFAQTTNPKLSTGDGVAIAWRAGAMLRDLEFVQFHPTALTKPGADRFLISEAVRGEGAHLMDDTGRRFAFDYHPAGELAPRDVVSRAIYSHLQRTSADPATACVWLDLRSIPEAKIRQRFPNIVQVCQHWGIDVFQEPIPVAPAAHYWMGGIAADLTNRTSIPGLYAVGETASTGVHGANRLASNSLLECVVFGAEMALLKDEVEGRKDEYTGSDFSLYPLSFSLSGIDWLSQQTTIEAIRYELPRLVWQSAGICREQQGLERAIAQVQLWQQTFITLPLSQFLLQLPPGQPAHINVSDLSANLPANLLEVEQSLRLWSETRNLLDIAYLILKSAAFRTESRGGHYRLDYPHTEAHWQAHTLIQYEQWWKSEPTAT, encoded by the coding sequence TTGCTACAAAACCTCAACCATTTTGATGTCATAGTCGTAGGAGCCGGAGCCGCTGGACTCTACACGGCACTGTGTCTACCAAACCACTTTCGCGTCGGTTTAATTGCAAAAGAAACGATAAATCTGTCTGCAAGTGACTGGGCGCAGGGTGGAATTGCTGCGGCGATCGCGGCTGATGATTCTCCTCAGTTGCATGTAGAAGATACGCTGCAAGCGGGGGCTGGGTTGTGCGATCGCGCATCTGTAGAGTTTCTGGCTCACAAAGCACCGGAATCCATTCAATCTTTGGTAAACATGGGGGTTGCCTTTGACCGTCGCGATCGCGAATTAGCATTAACCATAGAGGCTGCTCACTCCCGTCGTCGCGTCCTCCACGCCGCCGATACTACTGGTCGCCAGGTCATTGCTACCCTGACAGCGCGGGTTCTCGAACGCCAGAACATTCAAGTTATTCCCCAAACCATAGTTTTAAGTCTGTGGCTTAACCCCCAAACTGGACGCTGTGAAGGTATTAGTCTCTTTGATAGCAATCGCATTCTCTGGTTGCGCGCTCGTGCTGTTGTCCTAGCAACAGGTGGCGGAGGTCAAGTGTTTGCCCAGACAACCAACCCCAAGTTGAGTACGGGTGATGGCGTAGCGATCGCTTGGCGGGCTGGAGCCATGCTGCGAGACTTAGAATTCGTCCAGTTTCACCCGACTGCTCTGACCAAACCTGGAGCAGACCGATTCTTAATCAGCGAAGCGGTACGCGGTGAAGGAGCGCATTTAATGGATGATACGGGTAGGCGTTTTGCTTTTGACTATCACCCAGCAGGAGAGCTAGCACCCAGAGACGTTGTTAGTCGTGCCATATATAGCCATTTGCAGCGTACCTCAGCCGATCCTGCTACTGCCTGCGTCTGGTTAGATTTGCGATCGATTCCAGAGGCAAAAATTCGTCAGCGGTTTCCCAATATCGTTCAAGTGTGTCAGCACTGGGGCATCGATGTTTTTCAGGAGCCAATTCCAGTTGCTCCCGCCGCCCACTACTGGATGGGAGGAATTGCCGCAGATTTAACGAACCGCACTTCAATCCCTGGATTGTATGCTGTCGGCGAAACAGCTAGTACGGGAGTCCACGGTGCGAATCGTTTAGCAAGTAATTCTTTGCTGGAGTGTGTCGTCTTTGGGGCGGAGATGGCTCTGTTGAAAGATGAAGTAGAAGGGAGGAAGGATGAATACACCGGATCGGATTTTAGTCTTTACCCTTTGTCGTTTAGCTTGTCAGGGATTGATTGGCTGAGCCAGCAAACCACAATTGAAGCTATCCGTTACGAACTGCCGCGTTTGGTCTGGCAGAGTGCGGGTATCTGCCGCGAACAGCAAGGATTAGAGCGGGCGATCGCCCAGGTACAATTGTGGCAACAAACATTTATTACCCTGCCCTTGAGTCAGTTTTTGCTTCAACTTCCGCCTGGACAACCAGCCCATATCAATGTTTCCGATCTTTCAGCCAATCTTCCCGCCAATTTGCTTGAGGTAGAGCAGTCTTTGCGTCTGTGGAGCGAAACCCGCAATCTACTCGATATTGCTTACTTAATTCTCAAAAGTGCTGCCTTTCGTACCGAAAGCCGAGGCGGACATTACCGCTTAGATTATCCTCATACTGAAGCTCACTGGCAAGCTCATACTCTTATACAGTACGAACAGTGGTGGAAATCCGAACCGACCGCAACTTAA